One region of bacterium genomic DNA includes:
- a CDS encoding type II toxin-antitoxin system HicB family antitoxin: protein MSDPAGYFATVPACKGAWASGSTPEAAIRELEDVLADWAEVHLRTGNQPPLPAMGGISLG, encoded by the coding sequence ATGAGCGATCCGGCCGGTTACTTCGCTACCGTTCCGGCCTGCAAGGGTGCGTGGGCTAGCGGGTCGACTCCTGAGGCGGCCATCCGTGAGCTCGAAGATGTTCTGGCTGATTGGGCCGAGGTTCACTTGCGAACCGGTAACCAGCCACCGCTACCTGCCATGGGCGGCATCAGCCTCGGCTGA
- a CDS encoding type II toxin-antitoxin system HicA family toxin produces MSRRLTPVSHRDLLRKLRSFGWEGPIRGSKHSHMVQPGRGFPLTIPNPHSGQEVSVPLLRQILRQAGISRDEWLDG; encoded by the coding sequence ATGAGCCGACGGCTAACCCCCGTTAGCCACCGCGATCTCCTGAGGAAGCTCCGCAGCTTTGGCTGGGAAGGACCGATACGGGGATCGAAGCACTCTCATATGGTGCAGCCGGGGCGAGGATTTCCGTTGACAATCCCGAACCCCCATTCCGGTCAGGAAGTGAGCGTACCCCTGCTCCGGCAGATCCTACGCCAGGCCGGGATCTCGCGAGACGAGTGGCTGGACGGATGA
- a CDS encoding hydantoinase B/oxoprolinase family protein, with the protein MRPDPITIEILRNAFIMAAEEMNAALIRSAYTPVIYESKDCAVALIDSKHRVLGQSSGVPLFLGNLEACTLATEEMFGRSVWGQGDIWIMNDAYLTGTHMHDVTVFAPIFYQGDLAGFAASRAHWLDIGAKDPGVPMDSVEIFQEGVRLPPTMVVRNGEPVQDIWDIIEANVRFPRSAIGDMTAQFAVASIGEHRLGALFDRYGRDTVEAAAEEIFRQSEQLDREAIRAIPDGEYTAEGFLDSDGVGDDPVRIKVRINVEGERLLFDLTEADGPGQGPINCGAVQTLSACRLAFKYLFNSHHPVNGGTFRPLEVKTRPGSILHARSPAACQFYFTPLGLMIDLICSALSPALAETVPAAHYGDGMIFQFTGINPRTDDLFLDNEPHVGGWGASQGRDGEDGMIWTLSGNFHDMPIEVFESKFPARITEYGYRQDSAGPGKWRGGNGIIREYTMTTDTEMSLWFERSGNPAWGLFEGKAGAPPEVVINPGTPRETRRLKTNLMPLRIGDVVRCYTGGGGGYGNPLDRDPQAVEADLADGHISSDYARRHHRYNTRKAT; encoded by the coding sequence ATGAGACCCGACCCGATCACGATCGAGATCCTCCGGAACGCCTTCATCATGGCGGCGGAGGAGATGAACGCGGCGCTGATCCGCTCCGCCTACACGCCGGTCATCTACGAGTCGAAGGACTGCGCGGTGGCGCTCATCGACAGCAAGCACCGGGTGCTGGGCCAGTCCTCCGGGGTGCCGCTGTTCCTGGGCAACCTGGAGGCCTGCACCCTCGCCACCGAGGAGATGTTCGGGCGGTCCGTATGGGGCCAGGGCGACATCTGGATCATGAACGACGCCTACCTGACCGGCACCCACATGCACGACGTTACGGTCTTCGCCCCCATCTTCTACCAGGGCGACCTGGCCGGCTTCGCCGCCTCCCGGGCCCACTGGCTGGACATCGGCGCCAAGGACCCGGGAGTGCCGATGGATTCGGTCGAGATCTTCCAGGAGGGGGTCCGCCTGCCCCCCACCATGGTGGTGAGAAACGGCGAGCCCGTGCAGGACATCTGGGACATCATCGAGGCCAACGTGCGCTTCCCCCGCTCCGCCATCGGCGACATGACCGCCCAGTTCGCGGTGGCTTCGATCGGCGAGCACCGCCTGGGAGCCCTCTTCGACCGCTACGGGCGGGACACCGTGGAGGCTGCCGCCGAGGAGATATTCCGCCAGAGCGAGCAGCTCGACCGCGAAGCCATCCGAGCCATCCCCGACGGCGAGTACACCGCCGAGGGCTTCCTGGACTCCGACGGGGTGGGGGACGACCCGGTCCGCATCAAGGTCAGGATCAACGTGGAGGGCGAGCGCCTGCTCTTCGACCTCACCGAGGCCGACGGACCCGGCCAGGGCCCCATCAACTGCGGGGCCGTGCAGACCCTGTCCGCCTGCCGCTTGGCGTTCAAGTACCTGTTCAACTCCCATCACCCCGTCAACGGAGGCACGTTCCGGCCCCTGGAGGTGAAGACCCGGCCCGGATCGATCCTCCATGCCCGGTCCCCGGCCGCCTGCCAGTTCTACTTCACCCCCCTGGGCCTGATGATCGACCTGATCTGCTCCGCCCTCTCGCCCGCCCTGGCCGAGACGGTCCCCGCCGCCCACTACGGCGACGGCATGATCTTCCAGTTCACCGGCATCAACCCTCGGACCGACGACCTGTTCCTCGACAACGAACCGCACGTGGGCGGATGGGGAGCATCGCAGGGCCGCGACGGGGAGGACGGGATGATCTGGACCCTGTCGGGCAACTTCCACGACATGCCCATCGAGGTGTTCGAGTCCAAGTTCCCCGCCCGGATCACCGAGTACGGGTACCGCCAGGACTCGGCCGGGCCCGGCAAGTGGCGGGGAGGCAACGGCATCATCCGCGAGTACACGATGACCACCGACACCGAGATGAGCCTCTGGTTCGAACGCTCCGGCAACCCCGCCTGGGGCCTCTTCGAAGGCAAGGCCGGAGCTCCCCCCGAGGTAGTAATCAACCCCGGAACCCCCAGGGAGACCCGCCGCCTCAAGACCAACCTCATGCCCCTCCGCATTGGAGATGTCGTCCGCTGCTACACGGGCGGCGGAGGCGGCTACGGCAACCCCCTGGACCGCGACCCCCAGGCCGTGGAAGCCGACCTGGCCGACGGCCACATCTCCTCCGACTACGCCCGACGCCACCACCGCTACAACACTCGGAAAGCCACCTAG
- a CDS encoding phytanoyl-CoA dioxygenase family protein — MSGSSISESYRRDGYYFPIPVLSGDEARECRRRLEAFEAEHQGLPEKYRFKTYLVWTWLDRLIRHPRILDAVEAVIGPDILCWSTDFFIKEPHDPGFVSWHQDSTYWGLEPPEVVTAWLGLTDSTTENGCVRVVAGSHRWGQITHHDTFGEDNLLSRGQEVMVEVDESQGVDLSLSAGEISLHHVLAVHGSRPNASSYRRIGIAFRYLPTHVRQTVGIRESAMLVRGVDQYGHFDLEPRPQADFDEAALAAHADATGRFERFGET, encoded by the coding sequence ATGTCCGGCAGCAGCATCAGCGAGTCTTACCGTAGGGACGGCTACTACTTCCCGATCCCCGTCCTCTCGGGCGATGAGGCCCGGGAGTGCCGCCGGCGTCTGGAGGCCTTCGAGGCCGAGCACCAGGGGTTGCCCGAGAAATACCGCTTCAAGACCTACCTGGTGTGGACCTGGCTCGATCGGCTGATCCGGCATCCGCGGATCCTGGATGCCGTCGAAGCGGTCATCGGACCCGACATCCTGTGCTGGTCGACCGACTTCTTCATCAAGGAGCCGCACGATCCGGGGTTCGTGTCATGGCACCAGGACTCGACCTACTGGGGCCTGGAACCTCCGGAGGTGGTCACTGCCTGGCTGGGGCTCACCGACAGCACCACCGAGAACGGGTGCGTCCGGGTGGTGGCGGGCAGCCACCGGTGGGGCCAGATCACGCACCACGACACCTTCGGGGAGGACAACCTGCTGTCCCGAGGACAGGAGGTGATGGTGGAAGTCGACGAGAGCCAGGGTGTGGATCTCAGCCTGTCCGCCGGGGAGATCTCGCTCCATCATGTCCTGGCGGTCCACGGGTCCCGGCCGAACGCGTCATCCTATCGTCGCATCGGGATCGCGTTCCGCTACCTGCCCACCCATGTGCGCCAGACCGTGGGGATTCGGGAGTCGGCCATGCTCGTGCGGGGAGTCGACCAATACGGGCACTTCGACCTCGAGCCCCGACCGCAGGCCGACTTCGACGAGGCGGCGCTAGCGGCCCATGCCGATGCCACGGGCCGTTTCGAGAGGTTCGGAGAGACATAG
- a CDS encoding alpha/beta fold hydrolase has protein sequence MLGCVAVPMRRPGQGVGQGSAGLRPARRRISASDGAGLSAIVWPGSRRTGFLLVHGLSSNARLWDDVAGHLAANGYPVAAVDQRSHGRSDRVDGPFNFATLADDLAAVIEAVFAPETAVVAAGQSLGGNVVVELARRHPRKVAGAAFIDGGFITLSDLFPDWETALAELTPPSFEGLTPAVLERRLREGHPDWPESGIRGQMANFATAPDGTLRPHLAREHHLMLLREMWEHRPAETAPFVECPALVVAVHDSSPAGAMRRRSVDRFVRRLPRGRLIRVVADHDLHAQYPRRTAGWLEELAGEAMR, from the coding sequence GTGCTTGGATGTGTTGCCGTCCCGATGCGCCGCCCGGGGCAGGGTGTGGGGCAGGGATCAGCCGGACTGCGCCCCGCCCGCCGCCGGATCTCAGCCTCTGACGGTGCAGGACTCAGCGCCATCGTGTGGCCCGGTTCTCGCCGCACCGGGTTCCTGCTGGTCCATGGCCTCTCGTCCAACGCCCGGTTGTGGGACGACGTCGCCGGACACCTGGCGGCTAACGGCTATCCCGTAGCGGCGGTGGATCAGCGTTCCCATGGACGATCCGACCGGGTGGATGGCCCGTTCAACTTCGCGACCCTGGCCGACGACCTGGCGGCGGTGATCGAAGCGGTCTTCGCCCCGGAGACGGCGGTGGTAGCGGCCGGACAATCCCTGGGCGGCAACGTGGTCGTGGAGTTGGCCCGCCGGCATCCCCGGAAGGTGGCCGGGGCGGCGTTCATCGACGGGGGCTTCATCACCCTGAGCGACCTTTTCCCCGACTGGGAGACGGCTCTGGCCGAACTGACACCCCCCTCGTTCGAGGGCCTCACCCCGGCCGTCCTTGAGAGGAGGCTGCGGGAAGGTCACCCGGACTGGCCCGAGAGCGGCATCAGGGGGCAGATGGCCAACTTCGCCACGGCTCCTGACGGGACCCTGCGCCCCCACCTGGCCAGGGAGCACCACTTGATGCTGCTGCGTGAGATGTGGGAGCACCGCCCGGCCGAAACGGCTCCGTTCGTGGAGTGCCCGGCGCTGGTCGTGGCCGTCCACGACTCCTCGCCGGCGGGGGCAATGAGGCGCAGGTCGGTCGACCGGTTCGTCCGACGGCTGCCGAGAGGGAGGCTGATCCGGGTGGTGGCCGATCACGACCTCCACGCCCAGTACCCGCGCCGCACCGCCGGCTGGCTGGAGGAACTGGCCGGGGAGGCGATGCGTTGA